AAAGTTAAAAGACGCTGTATGTCTCAAATGGTCGTTGATGCGTCCTGGTGTGCCCACTAACACACTGATACCTTTTCTAAGGCGCGCCTTCTCTGCCTTCCTCTTTTGTCCTCCACTCAACAGACCAGGCACAATCCAATGGAAAGgctaaaattatcatttttctattgtaattaatacttatttatctcTACATATAGTAGAGACACTAAAATAAATAGTGAACTTAAAATATCACATTTCTTCAattgattttcgactttattacaacaATGTTATAGGGTTGAAATTCAAATGGAAATTTAAAAAAGCACATTAACTAAAAAGTTCTACCATAATATCCATGTCTACAATACCTTGACTAGCTTTATGAACAGTTCATAAGTCTGCACTGCAAGTTCCCTGGTTGGTACAACCACAATAACTCGGATACCATCATTCCTGTTTATCTTCGGCCTTATGGCCTGCAGACCTTCTATGATTGGTAGCGCATATGCTAACGTCTTCCCTGAACCTGTCTGTGACCTgagtaaaaaaattacaatattgtacaattaaattaaaatagaagttttgtaatgtaatagcaaaattatttttgcttcTTGATATTTGAGTACAATaagcaaataaacaatttttatcatacaaaaaaaaactggttgTTAAAACATGTACTATCAATTTACTAAAAGATAAGCAAAGATGTATAAACATTTACactatatttagttatttgaaTGTAGTTATAGATAATGCAAATAGTTATGAAATTACTTTGTATTGCACAATTCAATGGCAATAACAGATGTATGTATTgcacaataaaattacttttaaaaaataacaaaaacagtagaatattcaacataattaattatattttatgaattaaactAAGACTTACCTAATAAGAACATCTCTCCCCTGTAAGATAACGGGTATTGCATTCTGTTGCACAGTCATCAATTCTTTCAAACCTAGAGTTTGTTGCAAGTTGGCGACACTGTGAGGATGTAAGTCTAGGTCAGAGAAGGTCTTGCCTGCAAACACCTTCTCCACAATAGGTTTGACAGCTCGCTGCCCAATACGAGGAACTTGTGGGTTATTTTTGAATAGTGAAGATATCCAACCTCCACTCCGAGGCTTATTCTGTCTTAATTGTATATTGTCACTGAGTTCCTGGTAGTTCTTGCCTTCATATTTACCTTTGTTCTCACTCAGGTCACGTAGTTTTGCCCCTAAATCATCAGATTTGTCCACTGCTGGAGGTGCTACTTTTGCCACTTTTTTCGGTGGCCCTTCAGCATTTTTTAATATAGCACGATTGGCTTGAGCTAAGTTTTGAGGTCGTTTCCTGGCTATTGTCTTCCCAGTGAACTTTGGATTAGAAACGAATTTGTATTCGCCTGCATTGTTCTGTGGCGCACTTGGTTTTTTCTTATCCTACCAAAATACACGATTTTAGACATAATCATAGTAATATATTTATGGTTATACCTATATCTAACACTTACCTTTTTAGGCACCGATATATTCAATTGTAAATCATCCATATTTCACTAATTCACGCGTTATTTACGTTTCACTCACTAATAAAGTGAGGTTATACGCACGTTTTGACGTTTGGTTTGTTGTGATTATTTTGACAGTTCTACCGCACGTTCTGAAACTAAGTGGTGTTGTGAAGtacacttttaaaaaaatctttcctcgatttatttatgtttagtcTTCTAGAATTCCAGTAAAACTTTCCTAGAGGGAAtttaattaacacaaaaatgtATTAGAAAAGTTGTTTCAGTACACACGAGAATACCCAGTACGAATAATTTATtagatgataaaaaataataaaattccgCGATAAAGTTTCTTAGAGATTCTATAGGTATTTAAGTTCACCATACTCCCCATCAAACCATTAGAACCTATTATAACTCAAAGTGTTTTGTAAGCAGTGTACTTATGAACACGTGTCCAAAACACAGTGATGATGCGAATTACGGAAAGATCACGTGGCGACGCGTGGCGCGAAAATAATCCCTTTGTGTATTCTATGGGGCGGAACAAatacttatttgaattttaataaacattattaatgtgAAAAGCCTTGAATTTAGCATAGTTGATTAATTGCTCTTGCATGAGTATATTAAACAGAACAGTAGTTAAATAGGTACccaaaatacaagaaaaaatacttttgttagAAAGTTGACAGAATTTTATTGTATGGGTAGGTGCAATACAAAAATCCTAGCTAAAAACAGTTTCAAAAGTTGTATAATGATAATCACTGCCGACTTAGTTCACTTATTCGTTTTAGAAGATTTTAAATCTAAGcaaattacttattacttaacaaattatagatctataaaaaaattattgtcgcgtatcataaaataaaacaacagattACGTGCTTTAATAATAATCCTTACATAGATGTCAGTACATATCTACATTCCTGAAATCTCTACCAACGCAAGTTAGCATAAACTCCATTGAAAGGAAGAACCGCTAAATCCATACACTTAAAATTCAAGGAACGCACGCATCGGGCACACAGAGAAAATGGAGTGAGGGCCTGAGGGCTGAGGGCTGAGGGCCAAAGGACGGTTGGAGGCGTGAGGGCGCGTCGTGATTACTGGCGTCCAACCGGGACGACCCCGCGTGCCCGACCGCTCTAATACCCTTCTCCTATTTAAAGCAAACACACTCGTGATTTCTGTATACCTAACAATAAATAGGGGTTTTAAGTCAataagttttttgtttgtttgaatgagTTTTTTTTAGGAGAAGGTAATGTTTGGTCAGGTCTACgcttttgatctcgttaaacgtaaaacaatctcGTACTAAACCTTAGCACAGAAAAAAGACAAAGTCAATCAGAAGTCTCTCGATCTTTATATTAATCTACTTGGCTCATTATTTGACTGAAAAATACGAGAATAATAAACGTCTGTCAACATAAAACGTGGAATAACGTCAACGATTTCTTGCACAATATTGTCATAACAAATAACATCTTAATCATTcaaaaaactcaaaaaataaataggttagAGACGCTTTATCTAAAGCAAGACAATAGAGTAAGTACACTTTGCTTCCCCCTCGTACCTGGCACTGTGGTTTCTTGAATAACATGAGCATTGAGCCCCATAGAATACAGAAGATTTTTTCCAACTCTTCTTTTAATAACACATAatctaattaagtattatttgaatataaataaatactttagtGTTTCTTATTTACGAAGAAAAATACCAATAGGTAAATCGTGTTTAATTATGAACAGCACCTAAGCATTAACCTATTTACACTGCAGCCAAAAACAATGCTTCGATATTGATAATTTCCATTCCCTCAAAAACAAATAGCAATGGCGGCGTTAAAACCGACCACGTGCAAGGAAGCTATAGCTCGTTGGGAGAAGACGAAAGGTGAAAATTCCACTGAAGCGAAAGTGATCGAGCTCCAATTCCAATGGCCTCCTATAGAAAAGATGGATGGCGCTCTGTCCACTCTTGTAAACTGCGAGTAAGTAAAGTACCTAATGGAATGTCGGAAATTACGGAAAACAACACCAATCTACCTTCATGTTTCTTTAATAATTCGTCAACTTTCgacaatgaaaaaataaacagatacaAAACGCATGTagagtgatattttttattggtttcatTTCTTGAAATTCTCGAAGATCTTTACCGTCAACTGCACCAACTGCCATGAAACACTTTAGTATTAtgcctcatcatcatcatagttCTTCTTCTCTTCCCAAATCCATAGCCAATAAGGTTAACTTAGGTGAAAATAATCgctttaggtaggtactaacgAATACGAAATACAGACTAAATGAAAGaaaggattatttatttatttctagaaaactaAGCCTATCATCGAACATGATTGACAAAATAGCTGGGATTGCTGGCATGAGAAATCTGAAGATATTGTCTGTTGgaagaaattatataaaatcattAGCAGGAGTGGTAAGCGTTGAATCTATTTCCATTCATCATCATAATCGACATCATCAACCGGACGATCTTCGCTGCTCAACAATACTCAAGGccttaaggtttatttttttttctggggGAAATTATCCATTAACCTTGggctcagactcttactgactaaaaaccaccccgtttctacttctgtccttcgagccggagccccgataaacccgataggtaatccgcagctcagGAAGGCTGTTACCCAACaccgaaattaaataaatttcagGAAACTGTAGCAGAGACATTGGAAGAATTATGGATAAGCTACAACCCGATAGATAAATTGAAAGGCGTCGGGACACTCAAACAATTAAAAGTTCTGTACATGTCTAACAATCTGATCAAAGAGTGGGTGGAGTTTAACAGGTTGCAGGTTTGTGACGTTCCTATATTACGTATTATTTCAACTGGATAAGATTTCACATGAAATaagactagtcgagttcctcgtcaaacagttacatgagtaagccgataacataataattaatgaaataagaaaatCAGACTCTAACGTAATACGTAACACAGCTTTCAATACACTTATTGAGTTAGAAATTTGGTTTTCTCTACTTATCGATACCTAATAGGTACGTACGATAAGTACCTAGTTGTATATCAATAAATCGACCAAATTCTCCGATTTTCtcataaatatttctttcttataGGAATGCCCTAATCTAAGGGACTTGGTCTTCATTGGCAACCCTATAGTTGACAGCCAACCAGACGTGGACACCTGGCGTACCCAGGCTTCTACTCGACTCCCACAAATTACCAAGCTGGATGGCATACCGATCATAAGGGAGTAGACgattattctaaattatttcttaaaattaatgttattttgaagaagctaatatttaattttaatcacaagaagtatattaaaatattctatttaccTAATATAATGGCCGTGAGTTTCCATTCAGTCGTTTAATAGTAACTGACTATAGCTTGTGCTATTACCTAATAGTATGAACCGCATTATATCAATTACAAAACTATTCCGACATTCCCTCTAAATTTAATTCTCTGAATAAGAATTTTGATTGCGTGACACTTTCCGTAACAATGGGTGATAGAGGGCCACTTGTTTAGCCTAAGAATTGAAATGACGATAATATTCGAAATAATAGCCACGTCGCATCGCCTCGCTTGCTTGACATTTATGACAGATTATGACTCTGGCAACACTAATAACAGCTCCACACGCCATCTATCTATTAGTTGACGCAACTATAACATGACAGCGTTAAGATTGAATTCCATTAATCGAATAATGATTGCGATGGACAGATTGAAGATTACAGACTAATTCAACTAACACCGTGAAGCGATCAATTGACTCATACGTTGATGAACCCATGTTGATAAAATCTTATCACCATCATTTTAACTAAGCATTCCAATAAACACCTCACAAACAATTACcgataggtatttatttaagcaATGGATTGGGCTGGTGAGGAACTGGACATGAACAGAAagttaaatatacttttatggACCAATTGACTACTAACATTTCCCCCGGAAATCGATTGCTATAgagaaaattgcaaaataaCGCAAACTACTCCCCATTCTGGTACTAAAAAGTTGCTTATTTTATTGCAAATCGTCGAAATCTTCATGTGAATGCGTCGCCTTTGTCCGTGTGACTCTATGATTCGTCATACGTCTCAAAGCCGACTTAATAGCCTGCTTAATTCGCGCCAAAAGGAAATACGAATTGGCCGGGGACGCCATTGCCGGCGGAAAAGTCCCTCTCTCCGTAGATGCGCGAATGGCCCCGCCATTGTGTTGccactaataaaatttaatgatgtAAACGGATAGCACGAATTTATCTAACTCAGAACGCGTGGGGAGCGGGCCACTGAGGGGAAATCAATTAACGACAATATATCAGCTGTAAAGCAAATTGAATTCGGTATTGTTATACGATACTGTTGGAGATTGATTCTAAGCTCTCTTTACTAATTTGTATTTTAGGGGCACACACAAAGTAGCTGGAGATTTGAGAATACTTTACTTTACGTTGTaatcttatttaaattttcaccACTCACATCCTACCACTGATTCTCTAGATTTTGATATTGTaagttttaagtaggtatactgTAGTTAACTTACTTACCTGATCTTGGCGAAATCAACATTTTCTAGCTTATCAAAGATCTGATCGGTTAAACTACAAAGTTAAATAGTTTCTGTACATAGATGcctagtttgtttatttaacttgccTATGTAACTACCCTCATTCTTTATAACTACgatatcaataaaatgtatatacctTATGTAAACTAGTCATATATACTTAACCACAAGCAAGGTACGTCGTAAGCGATATTTGAATGACGCTCAATAATTTAATGGAAACCGGTCATTGTGTACTCAGCGTAATGGACCGATAATTGTCCATCCAAACAGAAGTAACTCTGTTAATCAAAATAAAGCTCGCACCTTCCCTACGCATTATAAATGAAGTAAGCTCCCTCGTTAATGCGTACAAATGCTGCCGACCGCCACATAGCCcgtcattatttaattattaacacTACAATCGACctaattttgatttctatttgACATTTCGATTACGCGGCACGTAGCCGCCGGCGAGCAGCCATTTTGTGACATCTGTCCTCGAGTGTGTTACGAactataaaattcaatttcccCAATCGGCCAGCTCGacacatttattattcataGGTCGGTACCTAGATGCCCGGCCACTAACAGATGTGATCTTTTACGTGAAGGAATATCAAAAAACATGACTTCGATATAAAGAGCAGTGATTCTAACGGACATGAATTTAATATAAGATCATGTGAATCCAATTTATGGGAATATTCGGGCAGTATAAAAGAAAGTCCAAATACATTCACAAATAAGGTATTCAATCGCGTGACATCAGAGTTTTCCCGTATCGGGAAATGAGTTTTCATTTCAGTTATTGAAAATTTGACTCGGTATTGTTTCTGAAAAGCTATTAATATTGTAGGAATGGAGCTCGTGGTTGTATCGGTGTATTGGCAAGCAATCACTTCAGGTCACGCTACTGATCGCATTTAATACTTGATTCGATTGATAGTCATGTTGTAATGGCTATATCATACCAGGtgctttttgattttgattaaatgTTCAAGTAGAGCGTTAATAAATGCTATAGACAAATTGATATAAATCGGGCTTATATTCTATTAGCCAATAAATCAATTCATGTCCTCGGTAATGCACAATCCATTTGCTCGCATGTAGCCTAATTGCCGTTAGCGCCGCCCAATGGTCCCTTTTGGTTAAAACGCTGGCCGACCGGCCCGCCCCCGGCTAGTCTTGTACGGTAAACTCGTGAAACTCCTATATATTCCACTATAATGGCTGATTTTCTAGCTCAAGAGATGTATCCCCAGCAAACGGTCGCGCTTACGCCACTCAAAGGCGGAGAAAATGGCTTAAGTGCTTTCTCTATTATGCTTAAGGTCGTTCGTGAAAAGGATAATTTTCAACTCTCCAGCGCCCCCGTTTCGTGCGGATGTGGAATTAGTGTGGACGTGACGTTACATTTTACTtctcttaaaattttattagtagGGACACTAATGTTAAGTTCATTATAAGTAAACCAACTTTATCCAATATCTTTTTCTCTTAAAATCTTTTGATCACCGGGGTTGAGGTCAATATCACGTAAAGCATTTATTATCAAGTAAAGGAGTTAAAGAAGGGGAAGTCAAAGagtgacataataataaatcaaaactcATCTTCATAGATAGtgatttcaatagaaaaatattatttctctcAAGCATGTCTACACATTTCCAACGTAAagtaagataatatatttttaagttgggTAACCTATTGTCGCGGCAAGCGTCGAGGGTAGCAAAATAAAGCTTTTCCAACAAACAATAGTTCCGGTCCTTTGTCGCACTCGGAGTTGAGTAAACATTAGTAGTTGAGGGTATTGTGAGAGGTTTCCTCCGCCTCCGAACCTCCTTTAAGCCTCCGCCGCGCTCTGCCGACTCCAGGCTTAACAGTTTACGGCCAGATAACTCCCACTTACCCCTCATTACCTTTTGTTTCAtaagaattgtttgttttatttaagaatgtaGATATATAAGCATATATACTTCACTACTTAATTATATAGCCGCGTTTATTTATCGTAGATAGCACCGAGCAGGTACCTAGTTTCTCTAGTTCTTAAATAGACCTATCCGTTCTATCTAGACCTATATTTCCTGCTACAAAgccaataaataactatttatgttttattcattaaaaacgGCTATGAGTCAGCTTATAAACATTAAGTATTGTGCAAACAGTAGAAGTCACGATCTTaccataaatttatttttacattaacaCCTACTTTCCATAATAGCCGATAAACCAAATTTAGTTTTCATGTTACGCACCCTCTACAACTACTTATAATAAGCAATGATCAATGGAGAATAATCCTATTGTGTTCCGCGCACACAAAAAACCATGTCTGAATTATTCCGCCACGGTTTCGCGCTAATATCTCCATTACATTAGTGTAGAACTTCATTGTTACCCGCACTATGCACAGATCTACATGAAAAAGATTACGCGCGAAAATGTTGACAGTTGTCGCATAGACAAAAGAAAAGTGAGTGCATTTCGATATACGCATAatggtttgtgtttatttaatttaagtcaCTGGCAACATAGAATAATGGCGTGTTTTCGCCAGCGGCAGTGGCGCGCGGCGTTCCGACTTGAGCCGGGAGCGCCTCGgggcaataaaattaatgaagcgTGGAGATGGGACCATTTTACTTGTATTATTCGTCTCCTGCGGCCTGAGACTGGAGCGAATGTCCATTAGTTCTGTTTTAACATGTTAGCGAGGTTGAAACGTTGTAAATGCGATTTACTTTGCAGAGAGGGTGGAAAAGTAGCCGGAGAGATTTGATCACGATCAGTAGCCAAAGCGATCGGAAGTGATCTCAAATAGCTATTTGTTCATAAATAAgacatcataatttatttacgaGTAGCTTTTTAGTGGACTCTTGTTTTTCGTTTCATGTTAGTGAGATAGAAAGAAATGATGCATCTACCTAAGTCAGCACATAGGtgcttaggtacctacatgagGGGATACTTAGCATTATCAGAGTACATGTGGTAAACACTGCAAATAATACGGTAACGTGAACAAAGAGCGCATTACACCGCATTAGTTGTTAACTGATGATCAAACTGATGGAAGACCGCGCGGCGGTTACGCGCGTCAAATTCCCGCGATATCATCTTAATCCGTCTGTGTAAGTCCTCAGCTAACGGCTCATTGTACGCATGTGTGAAGAGCATTTATCTTTAAAGCTTTCAATAGAATAAATATGGTGAAATAAATACACCACTCTCTTCTCACTTTACACTACTCTTCTTTATGTGCCTACCCCaactatttcatttatttttccgATAGGTCAATGttttatgtaacaaatataCTTAAGTAAGGAATCAAGCATACATATTTGCGTTTGTTACACCAAAACTAAACAAACTCGCGTAAAACCAGCACTTTACCACCGACAGACGTCTCGACAAACACAAACATTTCGTTAACTGTAGAAAATTACATAGAAGTCAGTCCTTTACAAAAAGCTTCGGCGCACAAAGGGTGTATCGCAGGCGCTAAACCGTCGCACGCTCATTACGCGAACATTTGCTTGCTTGCTACCACTATTAGCATATCAAATGGCGTTATCTGATGTAACGGGTGCCCTGCACTCGACCACTGCGCCACTAATGCTCCTACGAGACAATAACACGATTAGCGATATAAATACACTACAAGAGCGTAACAAGGGATTTTAGCAGGATACGTAGATTGTTATCAGGCGTCGCGTTTACAAGGGTAAAGTATATGTTTTTGATGCTCAAAAGGTATCTTGTTACTTTATGTTATTGTTGCAGGATGTTTAATGTTAAGGACTGACGGATTTGGCCTTGGTTTTTCTTTGGTGGGTTAATTAAGGGTTTTTGACCTGATCTGATGCTCTTTATGTGTGTTTTGGGCCTTGCACTA
The genomic region above belongs to Spodoptera frugiperda isolate SF20-4 chromosome 12, AGI-APGP_CSIRO_Sfru_2.0, whole genome shotgun sequence and contains:
- the LOC118262770 gene encoding dynein axonemal light chain 1; this translates as MAALKPTTCKEAIARWEKTKGENSTEAKVIELQFQWPPIEKMDGALSTLVNCEKLSLSSNMIDKIAGIAGMRNLKILSVGRNYIKSLAGVETVAETLEELWISYNPIDKLKGVGTLKQLKVLYMSNNLIKEWVEFNRLQECPNLRDLVFIGNPIVDSQPDVDTWRTQASTRLPQITKLDGIPIIRE